The DNA segment TCACCCCTCTCCTGGTTTGGGATCGGACGCTTTACCCCTTTGTGTTCGGTAAGGTGTGGCTTTTTCGGATTTTGGTCGAGGCCATGGCGGTGTTGTACATGCCGCTTGCCGCATCAAACCCCGAATTTCGTCCAAAAAAGTCTTTTGTGTGGCTTGCGCTTTGTGTATTTTTCCTTTCCCTTGTCCTCTCAAGTATTTTCGGAGCAAGCTTCTCAAAAAGCTTCTGGTCAAATGCAGAGCGGATGGAGGGGTTATTCGGCATTTTCCATTACATGTTTTTTGCACTGATACTTTCAGGAATTTTTAGAATGAAACCAGAGCGGTTTTATGGTCTTATGAAAGTGTTCCTGGGTGTTGGAGTTCTTTCCATCGTCGCGGGAATTTTTAGAGCCCTTGACACCGGCTACTTGCGTCTTGAGGGTACTGCCGGGAATCCTTCGTTTTTTGCCTCACTCTTGATTTTTGAAGTGCTATTTGCCGCATTACTTGCTTTGCATGCGCAATCACGAAGGGAGAAGTATATTTATGGCGCCCTTGCCATTGTTTTTGCGGTGGGAACTTTTGGAACGGGAACGCGCGGCGCGTTTCTGGGTCTTGCGGTTGGCTTTTTGATTTATGCGGCGCTGATGTTATTTGGCAAAATGAGCTTCTCCAAGACCCGAATAGCTTATATTGGCGCAATCCTGCTTCTTGTCGCAGGCGGTGTTTGGATATCAAAGGGCCGCGATATCTCGCTTTCCGATCCGAACGTACGAAGCCGCCTTACCGCAATTCGCATAAGCGTCTCGGCGTGGCGCGAACATCCATGGCTAGGGTGGGGTTTTGAGAGCTACAATGTCGCGTTTAATAAGCACATAGACCCGAAGCTTATCAGCGAGTTCCGGGCTCGCCAGTGGTTTGACCGTGCCCATAACAAAATGCTTGATATGCTGGTGATGGGCGGGATTGTGGGTCTTGCGGCCTATCTCCTGTTTTTAGGTTCGCTTGTTTGGGCGTTCTTACAGACACGTAGAAAATCTTATGAAGACGGGAAAGCAGCTTTTATCGGCATCGCAGGCCTTGCGGCATATACGGTTCACAATCTTTTCGTTTTTGATGTACACCAATCATATCTTCCGCTGTTTTTGCTTATCAGCTTCCTTGCGGCATCAACGGAGACCAAAAAGGGTTTTGGAGATAGTATGCATTCGGCTGTTGCGCGTATCACATTCCAAAATTCAAATTTCAAGGTTCCCATGAGCACTTCTTTGCTTTTTGGCATCATTCTTTTCATCCCGCTCTTCTGGTATGCGTCGGTAAAACCGTTAAGAGCGGCAATGGCGATCTACAATGCTTTTAGCCTGGATCCATCGCTGAATGCCAGGGCCCCAAAGAATATTTCCCAAGACATACGGGTACGTGCAATTATTGGCGAGTATCAGATAGCGATTGCTCAGAATTCGTATGTGACCTGGGAAGCGCTTTTGCTGCTCGAGCGGTATTATGTAGGAGAAGTGCGGGCAGGAAATATACCCGTTGACGA comes from the bacterium genome and includes:
- a CDS encoding O-antigen ligase family protein, with amino-acid sequence MSYSRTAPKLISALAVLALLTPLLVWDRTLYPFVFGKVWLFRILVEAMAVLYMPLAASNPEFRPKKSFVWLALCVFFLSLVLSSIFGASFSKSFWSNAERMEGLFGIFHYMFFALILSGIFRMKPERFYGLMKVFLGVGVLSIVAGIFRALDTGYLRLEGTAGNPSFFASLLIFEVLFAALLALHAQSRREKYIYGALAIVFAVGTFGTGTRGAFLGLAVGFLIYAALMLFGKMSFSKTRIAYIGAILLLVAGGVWISKGRDISLSDPNVRSRLTAIRISVSAWREHPWLGWGFESYNVAFNKHIDPKLISEFRARQWFDRAHNKMLDMLVMGGIVGLAAYLLFLGSLVWAFLQTRRKSYEDGKAAFIGIAGLAAYTVHNLFVFDVHQSYLPLFLLISFLAASTETKKGFGDSMHSAVARITFQNSNFKVPMSTSLLFGIILFIPLFWYASVKPLRAAMAIYNAFSLDPSLNARAPKNISQDIRVRAIIGEYQIAIAQNSYVTWEALLLLERYYVGEVRAGNIPVDEELLTYLADRLYEATYREPLKYEAYLAIGEILNIRASLGDAKVYEEAGEAIEKAIALAPNVPRVWYAKGTLLFGLKKTTEGIEAFKMAVALNPDIVESHITLANAYLFLSEYRNAADVLDEAQKKGYEPGSVSEFKQLFEAYSETVQYEKVEKVLLRLIELEPKSAKWHAVLAATYKGMQRYGDARSEVARAVELDESYAREAEIFLKMLPK